GCACCCATACCTTGACTTCTTCATCGCCGCGCTGCAGGCTCTGCGCTTCTATCCCGAAAAAGGCTTCGCGCACCTGCGTTGTGATGTCCTGCAGGGTGAAGCCGAGCAGCTCGGCAAGCGGTTTGAGGCGGAGGTTAAATTCCCGCTGCCCGATCTGATCATTATCCACGACGTCGATGATGGTGTCTTCCGCGTCGAGGCGTGATACGAGCAGTTCTTTGACTTCGCGCAGCTCTTCGAGGTCGTCGAAGCGGTGAATCATCGAGATGGAAATGGGCTGACCAAAAGCGGCGCCAGCCCCAAAGGAGAGGTTTTCGGCTTCGGGCACATCGCCGACTTCATCGCGGATTTCGCCGGCAATGAAGAAGGCGAGCACGTCACGTTCTTCCGGCTTGGTGAGGGTTACCTGAATGCGTCCGGTGTTGGGCTGCGGACCCACAATTCGCTGTACGTAGCGGATAGGGGAGGTGCCGCCGGCCTGATCGGTGAGGCGCTCATCGACCCGCGCAATGGCTTCTTCAATTTCGATGAGGATTTCTTCGGTCACCAGATCGCTCGCCCCGGCCGGCAGACGGAGGCTGACCGAAAGCTCATCGAACTCGATGTTAGGAAAGAAGGTGCCGGTGATGGTACCGCTGCGGAATCCGCCAATGGTGACGATAAAAAGACCGACAACCGTGAGAATCACCACAAACGGAAAGCGCAGTCCGAACCGCAGGGAAGGCGCATAAAATTTGGTGAGGATGGCTTTGAACATGCGGTCGAAGCCTTTTTCAAAGCGGTTGGGCACGTTGGCCTTGCGCAGCGATTTGGAATTAGCAATGAGCGCCGGTAACAGAAAGAAGCCGACCAAAAGCGCAACAATGTTGGACGCAATCACCACGAAGGAGATGTCAGAGAAAAACTCGCCGAGGCGCCCGTCAATGAAGAAAAACAGTGAGAAGGCGGCTACGGTTGTGGTGAAGGAGAGCATGAGCGGCGCAACGAGCTCCATAGTGCCGTCGATGGCCGCGTTGATGGCGTCTTTGCCGCGCTCGAAGTGCTGATAGATGTTTTCAGAGACCACAACGCCGTAATCGACCAGAATCCCTAACACCAGAATCACCCCGAACATGGAGAGCTGATTCACGGTAACGCCCCAAATACCGGCAAAGATAATCATCCCCAAAAGGGCAACCGGAATTTGCAGGGAAACCCAGAGCGCGAGCCGGAAATTGAGGAAGATTCCCAGTACGATCACCACGAGCAGGGCACCCTGCCAGGCATTATCCGCCAGAATCTGAATGCGTTCTTCGAGGGCGTCGGCACGGTCGTTGATGATGGTTGCACGAACGTCTTCGCGGTTTTCATTAAAGTCTGCCAGGTAGGTTCGGAGAAATTCAACGGTTTCGAGAATATCTTCATCGCTTGTGTTGTCAACCCGTATGCTTACGGCGGGCATGCCGTTAAGAAAGCGGCGGGTTGGCGACTCTTCAAACCGATTCTCAACGGTCGCGATGTCGCCCAGCAGGACCTGCGCGCCATCAGGGGTAGCGCGAATCACCAGGTTTCGCATGTCCTGCGCAAAGAAAACGCGGGAATCGGCGATGAGCTGAATTTCTTCGCGACCGGTCCGGATGGTGCCCCCGAACAGCTCGATGTTGCCCTGTGCAATGGCGCGGCTCACTTCCCCAAGCGTAAGGCCGAAAGCACGCAGCGTTTCTTCGCGGACCGTCACTTCAATTTCTTCGTCGGGGTATCCTTCCAGCGTCACTTTTGAAATGCCCGGCTGATTCAGCAGATCGCTTTCAATCTCCCGTGCGAGATCCTTGATGACTTCAAGCGGCTGACTTCCGCTAAGTGCAATGGTCATGGCGTCAGTGAGCACTTCCACCTTATAAACGACCGGGTCTTCCATAGTGGTAGGAAAGGTCGTGATCTGATCGACGGCGTTCTGAATATCGAGCAATACATTGTCGGCATTAACGCGCTCCTGCAACTCTACTTCAATGCTCGCAAAGCTGTTTTGGGAAACCGATGTGAAGCGCTCAATGCCGCTCACGCCCCGCAGGTTGTCTTCGATTTTGGCCACGGCAGCTTCTTCAATTTCAGAAGGCGAAGCCCCAACCCAGGTGATATCGATGTTGATGAAGCTGACATCTTCGGCAGGGAAGAAGGAGTAGCGCAGGTTCGAAAAGAAGAGCGCCCCCATGATGACAATCAGCACAAGGGTGAAATTCACCACCGATTTGTAGCTGATGAAGTAGGAAATAAGTTCTCTCATGAAAATATGGCCGGTTGCAGGTTGTTGAAATCGTTGGGATTAGGGGGATGTGTTTCCGGCTTAGTCAGCCGCCTGTACACGGGCCCCGGCAAGACGGGTTGTGCCCGCCCGCAGTTCAATAACCTGATCGTCGGCGCTCAGCCCGCGCACAAGCACGGTGTCTGTATTGAAGAAAACCGGCTCGACGCTACGATGTGTCGCAATGTCATCTTCAATGACCATTACGGTATTGGTTCGGGTAAGCAGGTGCCGTGGGATTTCAGCTACATCATCGAGTACGCGCCCTTGTATGCGACCGTCAAGGTACAGCCCTTCGCGCAGGGCAGGGGAGCGGACCTCCACAAATACGGGGAAGGCCTGCGTTGAGGCGTCAACGGAGCGCCCAATGCGGGTGATGCGGCCTTCAAGCGGTTCGGGGAAGGCGGGTGACCGGAGACTGACAGTGCTGCCGGTTTCCACGAAATCAAGTTCGCTCAGGCTTACAAAAGTCTCGAGTTCGTAAGTGTCGCCGAAAAACTCGCCCAGTTTGGTGCCCGGCGTGATGAGCGTGCCGGGAAAGGCGTCCGCCATGCGCAGCTCGCCACTGAAAGGCGCAGTTAGGGTGAATTTGCTCAGACGCTTCTCTGCCGCCCGTATGGCGAAGAATTGACCAAAAATATCGTTTCCGGAAAAGAAGAAGTGCTCGGTACGGTCGCTGATTTCGGGCAATTCCGGCAGGTTTTCCCCCGGCGTGATAGACTCGGTGTAGGCTGCCCAGGTTTCAAAACGATCGGGGAAATCGAGACGAATGGTCGGCAGGAGTGCGGCGAGAGCTGACTGAAAGCGACTTTGCTG
This genomic stretch from Cyclonatronum proteinivorum harbors:
- a CDS encoding efflux RND transporter permease subunit gives rise to the protein MRELISYFISYKSVVNFTLVLIVIMGALFFSNLRYSFFPAEDVSFINIDITWVGASPSEIEEAAVAKIEDNLRGVSGIERFTSVSQNSFASIEVELQERVNADNVLLDIQNAVDQITTFPTTMEDPVVYKVEVLTDAMTIALSGSQPLEVIKDLAREIESDLLNQPGISKVTLEGYPDEEIEVTVREETLRAFGLTLGEVSRAIAQGNIELFGGTIRTGREEIQLIADSRVFFAQDMRNLVIRATPDGAQVLLGDIATVENRFEESPTRRFLNGMPAVSIRVDNTSDEDILETVEFLRTYLADFNENREDVRATIINDRADALEERIQILADNAWQGALLVVIVLGIFLNFRLALWVSLQIPVALLGMIIFAGIWGVTVNQLSMFGVILVLGILVDYGVVVSENIYQHFERGKDAINAAIDGTMELVAPLMLSFTTTVAAFSLFFFIDGRLGEFFSDISFVVIASNIVALLVGFFLLPALIANSKSLRKANVPNRFEKGFDRMFKAILTKFYAPSLRFGLRFPFVVILTVVGLFIVTIGGFRSGTITGTFFPNIEFDELSVSLRLPAGASDLVTEEILIEIEEAIARVDERLTDQAGGTSPIRYVQRIVGPQPNTGRIQVTLTKPEERDVLAFFIAGEIRDEVGDVPEAENLSFGAGAAFGQPISISMIHRFDDLEELREVKELLVSRLDAEDTIIDVVDNDQIGQREFNLRLKPLAELLGFTLQDITTQVREAFFGIEAQSLQRGDEEVKVWVRYDEATRSAPANLEGMRILGPDGGTFFLRDLAEIEERETVVLINRRDARREISVEADVASLDIPVPAVLGMIRSRILPEIQEQYPFVEFTFEGQARQSADTTDSAAKAGPIILLIMLFMILLNGRSISQTVVTIAILPFIIIGVAWGHVVSGIPLSIFSFLGMIALIGILLNNMFVLLSSFNENLKAGRGFVSSLYRAALSRFKPIMLTAITTAAGLTPLLLGTSIGAQFLKPTAVTVFYGLLFGTFLTLALAPCLMVLANHVKRFGLYPFRRRLVSKEEVETARIELKNIDTLKSEVR
- a CDS encoding efflux RND transporter periplasmic adaptor subunit, which translates into the protein MSKQKQRQRYAAYGTAAGILIITVILLALLPDRPEAGDLPPQDRVQEVPVLQFESGEFPTEIRITGRVRSVQRIELFSEVQGVLQSGARPFRTGNRFRAGEVLLSLDDTEDRLEVSAQQSRFQSALAALLPTIRLDFPDRFETWAAYTESITPGENLPELPEISDRTEHFFFSGNDIFGQFFAIRAAEKRLSKFTLTAPFSGELRMADAFPGTLITPGTKLGEFFGDTYELETFVSLSELDFVETGSTVSLRSPAFPEPLEGRITRIGRSVDASTQAFPVFVEVRSPALREGLYLDGRIQGRVLDDVAEIPRHLLTRTNTVMVIEDDIATHRSVEPVFFNTDTVLVRGLSADDQVIELRAGTTRLAGARVQAAD